The genomic DNA CGCTCTCAATGCCCAGGTAGTTAGGAATTACCCTATCCTCGAAATGGGAGGACAAATTGTCTATGTCAAAGATGTCGCTGAGGTAAAAGATACCTACGAAGAGCGTCGTAGTGCCTATCGTTATAATGGGGAATCTGCTTTAGCAGTTAACGTGATTCAGAAACCCGATTCTAGTTCGCCGCAGGTAATTGCCAGAGTGAGAAAGGAACTGGAAAAAATTGAGTCTCAATATCCAGGTTTAGAGTTTGAAGAGGCTTATGACAATTCCTTCCTGGTGGAGTTGATTAAAGATAGCACTACGGGAGAATTACTAATTAGTGTGGCACTGGCGGGGTTGATAATTCTGCTGTTTTTAGAAGATTTTCGGGCAACGGCGATCGTCATGATTTCCATTCCCACTACCCTCGCTCTTTCCATGCTGCCTTTTATTCCTTTCTCGATGTCCCTCAACTCCTCTACTTTGGTCGGGATGATGATGGCGATAGGGAAATTAGTAGATGATTCGATTATTGTCATTGACTCGATCGATCGCAAACTTAAAGAAGGTAAAACACCCAGACAGGCAGCCATCCAGGGTACGGGAGAAGTATTTTTAGCCAGTGCTGCTGCTAGCTGCGTGATGATTGCAGCTTTAATCCCTACCATCCTTTCGGGTGGTCTGACGGGGTTGATGTTTGCGGGGCTAATCTTACCGATGGTGTTTGCCTTTATTGCTTCGTTAGTGGTTTCGATTACTTTGATTCCCCTACTGGCAGCCTTTTTCCTCAAACCTATCGGCGAACGACAGGGAAACCGCAAGACTTGGCTGCAATGGTTGCTATCTCCTTTTCGTTTGGGTTTTGAGGGACTAGAAAAAGGTTACGCTTGGTTATTAGATATCTGCTTGAGAAACCGTGAGATTACTCTAGCGATCGCAGGAGCGACTATCGTTCTCGCTTTTGCTCTCTATCCCTTGATTCCCCAGGAGATGATGCCTTTGGGAGATTCGGGGCAGTTTATGGCAACCATCGAATTGGAAGCGGGAACATCTTTCGAGCGAACGGATCGCGTTGCCCAACAGTTTGAATCGATTTTACTAGAACAACCTGAAATTGAAAAAGTCTCTTCTAACGTTGGCTTTGAAATTACCCGCAACAGTACTTACTTTAGCGGTTATAGTATGGGCAGCGTCAATACAGCTTCGGCAATCGTCACCCTCAAAGATTTGAACGAACGCAATCGCGACATCTGGCAAGTCATGGATGCAGTAGAAGCTAAAGCCCGTCGGACTATCCCTGGTTTGCGGCGCATCGCACTCAAAGAGATGGGTGTAGACGTAATGGCTACTTCGGCAGCACCGATTCAAATTGCGGTATACGGTGAAGATTTAGAGATACTCTATCCTTTGGCAAACCAAGTACTAGAAATTGCTAAAGATACTCCAGGGCTAGTTATGGCGCATACCAGTTCCGCTTTGACTCAACCCGAATATCAACTACAGATAGATCGCCGTCGCGCTCAAGAGTTGGGCTTAAACATTGAAGAAGTAGCCGAACAAGCTCGTTACGCTCTTAATGGTGGTTTTACTCGTAAATACTATAACCGACCCAACCTCAGACAAAATTCCATTTTAGTCCGCTACCCCGAACGCGATCGCGGCTATGCTCAAAATCTCGCTGCTACCTACATCACCACTCCCAACGGACAGCAAGTTCCCCTTAGCACCGTCGCTACTCTTAAACGGGAATACGGTCCTACTCTCATCGAACACGTTAACGGCAAACGGGTAGTTTATGTCAATGGTTACTATCGTAAATCCAGTCCTGCTTCGATGGATTTATCAATGGCGATCGCGATGCGGGCGGGGCAAGAATTAGATTTCCCTCCAGGTTACGGTTTGGATTCGATGGGAGATATGACTGATATGATGATTGAATTCGATCGCCTGCTTAAAGGTTTAATCGTATCTATTATCTTAATTTACTTAATTCTAGTAATTCAGTTTGGCTCGTTTATCCAACCTTTGGTAATGATGCTATCTATTCCCTTACAGTTAATTGGGGTATTTGGTGCATTATTACTAGCTCAACAAACCCTTTCAACGGTTTCTATTTTGGGAATTATTATTCTCTCTGGTATTTCAGTCTCTGCTGCTATTCTGCTACTGGAGTTAATTTTAACCAAGCGACAAGAGGGTGTTCCCAGAGCCGAAGCTATCCGCCAGGCAGGTCCCGTAAGACTCAAAGCAATCTTTATGACCACTCTAACCACCATGATTGTGATCGTGCGCTTGGCTTTTTATCCCGAAACTGGCATGGATGCCTATTCTCCCATTGCTACGGTGATTTTAGGCGGACTGACTGTTTCTACCCTGCTGACTCTGATTGTTGTTCCAATCGTTTACACCTTCGTAGATGACATTACCCAAGGATTGGGTAAGTTAAAAAAGCGAAGCAGCGCGTTGCGGGGGTATCCCCCGTTGTAGCGACTGCTTCAAGACACGTTCTCGTAACAAACAACTTCCACAAGGATAGTCTTGACTCTCTAGTTAGCTAGAGAGTTTAAAATATAAATACTTAAAACAAATTACTATAAATCGAAATTAATAATGTCAAAACTATTATCGACAATAACTATTACTTCAGTAGCGATCGCAAGCGTAATTGGTGGCGGAATTTACTGGACTTCTACTCAAGGAGTTAGCGATAATTCGGCAGTTGCCAACGATGCTCACACCGCTACTTTAGCCAGCGTTTGGGATAGAGAAACCGAACCCAACTATACAGGAACAAAAGATCTTACCGTCTATCGCTCTCCTACCTGTGGTTGTTGTGGTGTATGGCTCGAACACGCCCAGAAGCATGGCTTCAAGGTTGAAGATATCAAAACCGAACAGATGGAAGCGTTGAAGCAGAAACATAACGTACCGTCTCAGCTTGCATCTTGCCATACAACTATTGTCGATGGCTACGTCATGGAAGGACATATACCTGTCGATGACATCAAACGCTTTTTAACCGAAAAACCAGAAGGATTTATCGGTTTAGCCGTACCAGGGATGCCTTTGGGTTCTCCAGGAATGGAAGCAAGAGATATGAAACAACCATTCCAGGTTTTGGCATTTAACCAACAAGGAGAAGTAAAGATATTCAACGAATACGAATCTTACTAACGGGCATATTGCAATAAATTATGGTTAAAATGAATCGTCGTCAGTTTCTAACACTGAGTGCTGCTAGTGCGGGAACTGCTATTTTTGCTGGCTGTACCCAAGGGCGAGCCAATAACACTCAAGCTGCATCAAATTTATCTTCTGATTTACCGCAGATATATCAAAGTCAAGATAGTTTATTAGAACTAGATTTGTCAGCTAGCGAAAGTCCCGTTAATCTGGGTAACAAACAAGCCTATCTACTAACCTATAACGGACAAGTTCCTGCCCCCCGCTTAGAAGCCTACCCAGGAGACAGAGTAAAGATTCATTTTACTAATAATCTGTCTCAAGCGACTAATATTCACTATCACGGTTTGCATATACCCATTACGGGCAATGCGGATAACGTTTTTCTTCAGATCGAACCAGGAGAACAACTAACCTACGAATTTACTATCCCTGAGAATCATCCAGCAGGAACGTTTTGGTATCATCCTCATCTACACGGTTTAGTCGCCGAACAGCTCTTTGGTGGTTTGGCGGGTTTGTTTATCGTGCGGGGAGAATTAGATGAAATACCCGAAATCAAAGCAGCACAGGAAGAGTTTTTAGTGCTGCAAGATTTTTCTTTAGATGGTGATGGCAGACTAATGGGTTCGAGTCATATGTCTCTAATGTCGGGAAGAGAAGGAGATATAATTACGGTCAATGGTAGGGTTAATCCCGATCTTACTTTGCCAGCAGGTAAATTGTTGCGCCTGCGTATACTAAATGCCTCTCCTTCTCGTTTTTATAGGCTGGCTTTGGAAGAAGGTACTTTCTACCAAATTGCCACCGATGGCGGTGCGTTAAATGAACCAGTAGAGGTTGACGAATTATTGCTAACGCCAGGACAACGAGTCGAAGTTTTAGTACAAGGCAAACCAGAATCGGGTCGATATCGCCTGCTTAATTTACCCTATGACCGAGGTGGGATGGGGATGATGGGCGGGATGATGGGTAGAGGGATGATGGGAGGTAGCGACAATCCTATGGCATTAGCTACGATTGATTATGAAGCTACGGTTGAATTCCCCGTACCGACAAAGTTAGCTAACATTTCCACTCTACCCGAACCTAAAACAGTAAGGCGTTTTGAACTCAATCACGGCATGAATCCTACGGTGGGTATGGCGTTTTTAATCAACGGACAACCATATAAAAGCGATCGCCTAGATACCAAAGTCCAACTCGACACGGTAGAAGATTGGGAGATAAGCAATACAGGAGTTATGGATCATCCCTTTCACGTTCACGGCAATGCTTTTCAGGTAATTAGTCGCAACGGTCAATCCGAACCATTAGCTGCTTGGCGGGATACGGTATTGGTCAAAAGAGGCGAAACCGTTCGCGTTCGTATTCCCTTTAATGATTTTACGGGCAAAACAGTCTATCACTGTCATGTTCTCGACCATGAAGATTTGGGCATGATGGGTAATTTAACGATTGAGGCTTAAACTGAAATGTCATCAGCCTATTTACGATCGCTAAGGTATTACAATAGTGCTATAAGAATATTATATTTCGTACCAATTAGACTAAATCCATTTGAATTTAGCTCTGGTTTACTTGAATCATTATTTGTTTGTAGTAGTTCTTGAATTACTAACTTTTCCCACCGATCGTAACCTGATGGTTCATCTAAGAAATTTTGCCAAGCCCGATTGAGAAGCTCAATTGGATTGAATCCATGAGAGAAAGATTTAGAGCTTGGCTGTTGGGAAGAGTGACAATAGGGTTCTGTCTCTATCAACATATCTTCAATAGTTTGCTCTATAGAAGGCAATAATTCATCATCGTAATAACCATAGTAATCTTCGGTGATTCCCATTTCATAAGCGATCGCACTCCACGTATCTTCTAGTTCTTGG from Myxosarcina sp. GI1 includes the following:
- a CDS encoding efflux RND transporter permease subunit; the encoded protein is MKTFFTRWSIRNPVITVALYIGVLILSVLTLIIIPVRMMPYVQSPLVAVITRTPGSSPMEVETYISKPIEQRMTVLDGVRFVRSSSQQDLSLVTVQFAWGGDVDKAVRDVQSVMKSAEGDLPLDGINTRSYWVLPIDPLNRPVLTLALKAEGWDRVKLREFADNTLVDRLTNVQDVQSVYITGGYRRQLQVIVDRQKLAAYGLSILQVRDAIDNNNVSKGAGVLTQGDEEILVRADDRALNAQVVRNYPILEMGGQIVYVKDVAEVKDTYEERRSAYRYNGESALAVNVIQKPDSSSPQVIARVRKELEKIESQYPGLEFEEAYDNSFLVELIKDSTTGELLISVALAGLIILLFLEDFRATAIVMISIPTTLALSMLPFIPFSMSLNSSTLVGMMMAIGKLVDDSIIVIDSIDRKLKEGKTPRQAAIQGTGEVFLASAAASCVMIAALIPTILSGGLTGLMFAGLILPMVFAFIASLVVSITLIPLLAAFFLKPIGERQGNRKTWLQWLLSPFRLGFEGLEKGYAWLLDICLRNREITLAIAGATIVLAFALYPLIPQEMMPLGDSGQFMATIELEAGTSFERTDRVAQQFESILLEQPEIEKVSSNVGFEITRNSTYFSGYSMGSVNTASAIVTLKDLNERNRDIWQVMDAVEAKARRTIPGLRRIALKEMGVDVMATSAAPIQIAVYGEDLEILYPLANQVLEIAKDTPGLVMAHTSSALTQPEYQLQIDRRRAQELGLNIEEVAEQARYALNGGFTRKYYNRPNLRQNSILVRYPERDRGYAQNLAATYITTPNGQQVPLSTVATLKREYGPTLIEHVNGKRVVYVNGYYRKSSPASMDLSMAIAMRAGQELDFPPGYGLDSMGDMTDMMIEFDRLLKGLIVSIILIYLILVIQFGSFIQPLVMMLSIPLQLIGVFGALLLAQQTLSTVSILGIIILSGISVSAAILLLELILTKRQEGVPRAEAIRQAGPVRLKAIFMTTLTTMIVIVRLAFYPETGMDAYSPIATVILGGLTVSTLLTLIVVPIVYTFVDDITQGLGKLKKRSSALRGYPPL
- a CDS encoding multicopper oxidase family protein, whose translation is MVKMNRRQFLTLSAASAGTAIFAGCTQGRANNTQAASNLSSDLPQIYQSQDSLLELDLSASESPVNLGNKQAYLLTYNGQVPAPRLEAYPGDRVKIHFTNNLSQATNIHYHGLHIPITGNADNVFLQIEPGEQLTYEFTIPENHPAGTFWYHPHLHGLVAEQLFGGLAGLFIVRGELDEIPEIKAAQEEFLVLQDFSLDGDGRLMGSSHMSLMSGREGDIITVNGRVNPDLTLPAGKLLRLRILNASPSRFYRLALEEGTFYQIATDGGALNEPVEVDELLLTPGQRVEVLVQGKPESGRYRLLNLPYDRGGMGMMGGMMGRGMMGGSDNPMALATIDYEATVEFPVPTKLANISTLPEPKTVRRFELNHGMNPTVGMAFLINGQPYKSDRLDTKVQLDTVEDWEISNTGVMDHPFHVHGNAFQVISRNGQSEPLAAWRDTVLVKRGETVRVRIPFNDFTGKTVYHCHVLDHEDLGMMGNLTIEA
- a CDS encoding DUF411 domain-containing protein, with product MSKLLSTITITSVAIASVIGGGIYWTSTQGVSDNSAVANDAHTATLASVWDRETEPNYTGTKDLTVYRSPTCGCCGVWLEHAQKHGFKVEDIKTEQMEALKQKHNVPSQLASCHTTIVDGYVMEGHIPVDDIKRFLTEKPEGFIGLAVPGMPLGSPGMEARDMKQPFQVLAFNQQGEVKIFNEYESY